Genomic segment of Strix uralensis isolate ZFMK-TIS-50842 chromosome 14, bStrUra1, whole genome shotgun sequence:
ATCGTGTTACTGCTCTAGAGCACTTACTCAAGTCTGTCTTGCTCTATTCCTTTGACACGTCAGTTCCCATTTCTTCTTCCATTACATGCATGTGCCATTTATCTGTTAAGGAGCGTGATTTTTCTAGCCAAGTATGTCCCAGCATTTCACACACTATAGCTTTTAGCCTGCACTTTGAACTTAGAAAACGCAAGTGGGTTGAGATTGATGTGacttcttttctccagcctctaaTTGCTACTAATAGGAGAAATATTCATATGGCTGTGAACGTCACTTGTCTCTTGGGTGATCCACAACAGAACACTAAACTGGAAAATCCCATTAATGTGGCACTGGTTCCCCCTTCTCTTCTTCTTTATCTGAATGATACCAGTGAGCAAGCTTATCACAGGTGGAACTCCCTTGGACACAGAAGGACAAACCCAGTGTGGCCCAGGCAAAGGAACAGTCCTCTTGTTGATCCTACGGGTGACAAAGGCAAAGAGAATTCACAGGGTAAAAGGGCCTCTCGGCGTCGAAGAGATGGGAATCTGAAGGAAGCACCGGCAACTCCACCTTATAATTTGAGCGAGTATTTTAAACAATTTCTGTTCCCTCAAAATGAGTGTGAGCTTCACAACTTCCGTCTAAGTTTTAGCCAACTAAAATGGGACAAATGGATAATAGCACCTCAGAGGTACAGCCCGCAGTACTGCAAGGGTGACTGCCCAAGGGTCGTCGGGCATCGTTACGGCTCTCCGGTGCACACAATGGTTCAGAACATAATATATGAGAAACTGGACTCCTCTGTCCCAAAGCCCTCCTGCGTTCCTGCCGAATACAGCCCGCTGAGCGTCCTGACCATAGAGCCCGATGGCTCCATCGTCTACAAAGAGTATGAAGATATGATAGCTACCAAGTGCACCTGTCGGTAGTGGGTGAACCCTAATTGGTTTTACGCCAGGTTTGGGTATTTTTGCATCCTCAAAGTATCTGTAGCTTTAACCAACTGAATAGCGTGTGTGTAACTCTAATAGCTCTATAAAACCGGTTAGGATTTGGCATGGAGTTAGTAGAAGGTGTTTACATCATAGCACTTACTTTTGTAGCCACTCAGCCTTTCTAGAATGTGAAATGAAATGTAAGCAATATCTTTTTATTGGAataattctgcatttaaaatgtggaaaagctTTCAACTACCATATGTCCATTTTAAGCTGTTTtgttacagatttaaaaaaagaaataaatgcttaTCATGCATATCACTTACATTCAATGCCTGCTAGTCTTCCTCTCTATAAAGAAATATATGGTGTGACATCTCCAGCAAGTGTCTAGGAAGAGAGGAAAGCCTTAATGTTAAATTTACTTTCTcaggttttcattcttttttcccctaccaCGTTTCCAGTTCCCCAAGCAAGAAGTCAATTCCTCCTTATGGTTCTGTAAAAAGTTACAAggttgtttttgcttttcttttgttacacTCTTCAGGCTTTCTCAACAGGTGGTAAGAATTTAAGGACAGCTGTGTGGTAACTTGTGAAAACTTAAATCACTGAACTATTCGAGTAAGAACTGGCACCAGAAAGTTAACTGGCTGTTAAAGCCAGAAAGGTTTGGTCTAGTTCAAGAACAAATCACCAGCTGTTCATGGGGTGAGGGCACAGAATTCTACATGTGGAACTACACTGTCACTTGCTTCTGAATGATAAAGAAATGTTCAAtgctgtcaggttttttttttaaaaaaaaagcttatttaaatGCTGTTAAATTGGTTTGGTAGTCTGAAAATGTGGGGCCATAGCCTTGTCCTCTCGCAACAAAATTGTAAGTAACAGTGACTTAATTCTATATGCTTTCAAACCAAGTTTTTACTacaattgatttattttcttctagacTCTTCTAGCTTTAAGAATTTTGTCCAAAATGCTGGTTTCAGGCTGGGGACCCAAGCTAAGACAGCTTTCGATGTGGCTCATACACCCAAAAACCCATTtggtagggatttttttttttttttaataaaaggatgTGGAGCAGCACTGCCCTTTCAAAACATGTTAGGAATAGCCTTTAAAATCACAACTTGCTAATGCATTGCTACATAAATGCCTTAACTTTCTACAATAAGCCACCTGACCAGCCCCAACCTTAGATCCTGACCTACGCAATTCCACGGGGCTTGGCCTGGGGCTGGGAGCTCAGCCtggcagggaaaggagggagcCCAAGGGTGTGTGGGTTTGTGTTACCGTGACAGCGGTTCACTGTGAACTAGTCTGTGTTGGTGTGACACTTCTCCAAGCTTGAAGTACTCCATGGAGGTGCAGTACGATCTGGCTGACGGTCGTATAACTTCTATCCAAATGAAGTTGCTATCGAAGAGTGCGGTAGCCTGGAATTGTTGAACTAAAAATAGTGCTTGCATTGGCTCTAGTTGGAggtttgtttgaaataaataccAAAAGCTCAAGGAAAATATCtcaatgtcaaagaaaaaaaaaaaaaaaacagcccagAGTTAACACTACATTTCATTGGTTTAATTCAAATTGCCTAATACCCGTCGCTCTTGTGAATCCCTTTCAAACAGCAGGAATTCAGCTTCCCCGAGCCACCAAGGAGGAAAATAGAGTTAATTCTTTCTTTGACACAAATGGAAAAGCCAGTTTAAGACAAAGTGCTGACGGGGAGCTCAAGAAACCATGTTTCTGGGTCAGCTTCGGAGAGATGTAATCTCAGCGCTGGCTTGAAGGTCGAGCCCGTGTTTTCCAGGGTGGATTTATGTCGCTACACCATTGCCGGTCCGCTGTCATATCTATTCTGATCATAATTTTAACGTTCCAGACCTCTTGAGGAGGGAAACCTCACCCCCCACAAACAGGCGGCCTCTTGGGTGACGATCAGTTTAGATTTGGGATTCACCAGCGGGTTTTCAAGCGCTGCCATGAGGCGGCTCTTCTTCACGCGTCGGGGGACGTGTCACTGGGGTGAAATTATTACAATGGCGTGTAAAAATTGTGATTTTATAAGGAAAAACCGCCCTCGGGCCCTGAGGGGGGGGCACTGAGGCaaccgccgccgcccgccccggaaGCGGAAGCGGCATCTCCGATGCCGCTTCCGCTTccggggcgagcggcggcggcggtgaAGAAGGTGACCCCGCGTCGCCATGGGCCGTCACTTCGGGAACCTGGCGCGGGTTCGCCATGTCATCAGCTACAGCCTCTCGCCCTTCGAGCAACGCGCCTTCCCCAACGTCTTCTCGCAGGGGCTGCCCAACGTCTGGCGGCGGTTCAGCTCCCAGGTCTTCAAGGTGGTACCCCGTGAGtatggcggcgggggggggggggggggatggatgGGCTGAGGGGTGGAAAATAAAAGCCCCGCTTTTTTCCCTCACACACGCTATCGTGTGCTTATCGCAGTGCCCTTTCCTTTTCAGCCCTTTTGGGAGGCTACCTCCTTTATTCCTGGGGAATGCAGGAGTTTGAGAGACTGAAGAGGAAGAACCCTGCTGACTATGAAAACGACCAGTAACCGGGTTAATAAGGAGATTGTTAGCTCACTGTATTATCATCTTGGCGTTGCTAAGCTTGTTCATATGACTAGAAGGGTATTAAGAGGGAGATAAGTCACGTCTAATAAACTCTTAACTTTGCCCCATGACTTTGTGTGAAGTCTGTGTCTTGAGATGTGTAAGGTGAGTAGCATCAAATCTCTGTCTGGTTCACTCTGTACAGGGAGATAATCAGGCTAAAGGTCTGTGTGCTCAAACTCTTCTATGTTTGAGCATTTCCAGCCTTTTTGACTCCCGTTTCTTTGAAACATTTCCCAATATAACTACCGTAGCCAGGGCTGCCTTCAGCTGGAGATGATTTGAAATAACAGCTCATTCCTCCCTCTGTTTTCCCATCACTGGccacttctttttcctctagCCTTGAGAgctgtgaaaaaagaaataatccacCTGGTTTGGTATTGACCAAAACTGCATGAGCTGGCTGAGGGCTGAATGTGGACCTTGACCTCTGTACAGAGGCTCCTTCTTCCCAAGGGGCAACAGGTACAAGCTGCGCTGGGAGAGGTTTTGtcttatagaatcacagaacggtttgggttgaaTGGGATCTTAAAGCCCATCctgtcccaccccctgccctgggcagggacaccttccactagcccaggttgcccaaagccccgtccaacctggccttgaacccttccagggagggggcagccacagcttctctgggcaacctgtgccagggcctccccaccctcacagggaagaatttcttccttctattttaatctaaatctaaccaatctcagtttaaaaccgttccccctcgtcctatccctacactccccgataaagagtccctcctccctttcctgtacccccctttcagtcctgggaggccgctctaaggtctccccggagccttctcttctccagctgaacccccccaactctctcagcctgtcctcacaggggaggggctccagccccctgatgatGAAATTTTCCAAAAGCGGTTGTAGACAATATGCTGGGAAGGTTTTGATTTAATCCCAGTGAAGTTTGGGCTAAGGGGTGAGGATCTGTAGACGGGAACCTGACACATGGCATTATCTTAATCTAAGGCACTTGTTTTCCATGCTGGCACTTAAGCCTCCATATTAAGCAATCACAGAAAATGATTGCTTATTACATCCAGATTTGTATTTACAATTTGGTTAAAACACAGTTCACTATTTTATACGGTATCTCCCTACTTGAAGTAACTTAAAGCATAGTCTGCTCCAAAACCTACACATAATTGACACAAAGAAGTTGGTATTCTGTCTCTGACTCTGCAGTCTCAGCAATCTCGTACCTGACAGGCACGGCGCTCGTGGGACGGATGT
This window contains:
- the GDF9 gene encoding growth/differentiation factor 9, coding for MENTWRICVCFYYCLHWFSSSIQCSPHSRGRVGSDKTSGLLVAPEDAASEPNPLLRLPKGVRHGYALLPPLLKVLSDRGPQDWAGEAPRLRPDSRALRYMKRLYKMSATKEGIPKANKSHLYNTVRLFTPCSECKHHHRDLMKGDIHSVDLLFNLDRVTALEHLLKSVLLYSFDTSVPISSSITCMCHLSVKERDFSSQVCPSISHTIAFSLHFELRKRKWVEIDVTSFLQPLIATNRRNIHMAVNVTCLLGDPQQNTKLENPINVALVPPSLLLYLNDTSEQAYHRWNSLGHRRTNPVWPRQRNSPLVDPTGDKGKENSQGKRASRRRRDGNLKEAPATPPYNLSEYFKQFLFPQNECELHNFRLSFSQLKWDKWIIAPQRYSPQYCKGDCPRVVGHRYGSPVHTMVQNIIYEKLDSSVPKPSCVPAEYSPLSVLTIEPDGSIVYKEYEDMIATKCTCR
- the UQCRQ gene encoding cytochrome b-c1 complex subunit 8; this translates as MGRHFGNLARVRHVISYSLSPFEQRAFPNVFSQGLPNVWRRFSSQVFKVVPPLLGGYLLYSWGMQEFERLKRKNPADYENDQ